One genomic window of Coffea eugenioides isolate CCC68of chromosome 1, Ceug_1.0, whole genome shotgun sequence includes the following:
- the LOC113780303 gene encoding lysine-specific demethylase JMJ30 gives MSATDTTGSAACGVEAEKDVLETPVLDSERPNLLQRITEEGGYAYVRMAMLASGGDMRAAEAAKEMAWEQLHSGPWHSVVPVWRDAYAMACLHVAKLHYAAGEFSLALRALDMGLIMGGLSLRDDLNSAIKTASKRARLTIATSKLGSEDDGKDDKQSKLFVSEEVDVAELQHLLPVKSLSSKMVGRRSSLSLEAFLHDYFLPGFPVIISDCMADWPAKSKWNNMNYLKRIAGFRTIPVEVGKNYLCQDWKQELITFSEFLDRIQSDDCTSADTTYLAQHPLFDQIQELRHDIIVPDYCFAGGGEMRSLNAWFGPAGTVTPLHHDPHHNILAQVVGKKYVRLYSASLSEELYPHAESMLRNSSQVDLDNVDEKEFPKVVNLEFLDCILNEGEMLYIPPRWWHYVRSLTTSFSVSFWWSDIANSSAS, from the exons ATGTCCGCCACTGACACCACCGGCTCCGCCGCCTGTGGCGTGGAGGCGGAGAAAGATGTCCTCGAAACTCCAGTTCTCGACTCGGAGCGACCGAATTTGCTCCAGCGGATAACGGAGGAGGGTGGCTATGCTTACGTCAGGATGGCGATGTTAGCCTCCGGTGGGGACATGAGGGCGGCGGAGGCGGCGAAGGAGATGGCGTGGGAGCAATTGCACAGCGGGCCGTGGCACTCGGTGGTCCCCGTCTGGAGAGACGCCTATGCAATGGCGTGCCTCCACGTGGCCAAGCTGCATTACGCCGCCGGCGAGTTTAGTCTTGCTCTGAGAGCACTCGATATGGGGCTGATCATGGGTGGTTTGAGCTTGAGAGACGATTTGAATTCTGCTATCAAAACAGCGTCGAAGAGAGCGCGTTTAACAATTGCCACTTCGAAGCTTGGGAGCGAAGATGATGGGAAGGACGATAAGCAGTCGAAACTTTTTGTCAGTGAAGAAGTTGACGTGGCGGAG TTGCAGCATCTTTTACCAGTCAAGTCATTGTCCTCTAAGATGGTTGGGAGAAGATCATCTCTGTCCTTGGAGGCATTCCTGCATGACTATTTTCTACCTGGCTTTCCTGTGATAATCAGTGATTGTATGGCTGACTGGCCAGCTAAAAGTAAGTGGAACAACATGAACTACCTAAAAAGGATTGCTGGTTTTCGCACCATTCCGGTTGAG gttggaaaaaaCTATCTATGCCAGGATTGGAAGCAGGAACTTATTACGTTTTCTGAGTTCCTTGACAGGATTCAGTCAGATGACTGTACTTCTGCTGACACAACATATTTAGCTCAACATCCGTTGTTTGATCAG ATACAAGAGTTGCGCCACGATATCATTGTTCCTGACTATTGCTTTGCTGGTGGTGGAGAGATGAGGTCTCTTAATGCTTGGTTTGGTCCTGCTGGCACTGTGACACCATTGCATCATGATCCACACCATAATATACTTGCTCAG GTTGTTGGCAAAAAATATGTCAGGCTTTACTCTGCTTCTCTGTCAGAAGAGCTATACCCGCATGCTGAATCCATGCTCCGGAACTCCAGCCAG GTTGATCTGGATAATGTTGATGAGAAAGAATTCCCGAAGGTTGtcaatctggaatttttggacTGCATATTAAATGAAGGTGAAATGCTTTACATCCCTCCCAGGTGGTGGCATTACGTCAGGTCGCTTACTACCAGCTTTTCGGTTAGCTTTTGGTGGAGTGACATTGCAAACTCATCAGCTTCTTGA